The Anopheles marshallii chromosome X, idAnoMarsDA_429_01, whole genome shotgun sequence genome includes a window with the following:
- the LOC128711388 gene encoding zinc carboxypeptidase-like, with the protein MQAFRWVLGYVMLFAFAKAGTGDMARYDHFRLYRVLIRTQAQVEMLQKLEEQSDSYSFMGHARQPNQNLTIMVAPHKIAEITELLARYELQGTILLYNMQELIDREQSTIKPKDTKPEDFGWNFYHHLDTINAWLRLQVSRHSHLELVELSASYENQALYGVKLAKNPANSAIFVECGIHAREWISPASCTFVLNELLTSDRADVRQLADNFNWIIFPVVNPDGYRYTFEGDRLWRKNTKPYGLCRGVDLNRNFASDWNGPGASSDPCRYDFAGGSEASEPETQALASYLTENVSKLRIRTYFSIHSFSQLVMFPYGYKTDRVSNYDDLVAIGRKGSEAIERTHGMKYVSGAMIETIYPSSGDSVDWVYSALGVPVAYTFELRGPPDSTNMFVLPAVEIIPTAEELLAAFVAMLGEATQLGYYESDMNRQEL; encoded by the exons ATGCAGGCTTTCCGGTGGGTTCTGGGGTACGTGATGCTTTTCGCTTTTGCTAAGGCAGGCACTGGAGATATGGCAAGATACGATCATTTCCGGCTGTACCGAGTTCTGATCCGAACACAGGCCCAGGTGGAGATGTTGCAGAAGTTAGAAGAGCAAAGTGACAGCTACTCCTTCATGGGTCATGCCCggcaaccaaaccaaaacctAACGATTATGGTTGCGCCGCACAAAATTGCGGAAATTACGGAGTTGCTCGCTAGGTACGAACTACAGGGCACAATATTG cTCTACAATATGCAAGAACTCATCGATAGGGAGCAGTCCACGATCAAACCGAAAGACACCAAGCCGGAAGATTTTGGTTGGAACTTTTACCACCATCTGGACACGATCAATGCATGGTTGCGGCTGCAGGTATCACGCCATTCCCATCTGGAGTTGGTCGAGCTAAGCGCGAGTTACGAAAATCAAGCACTTTACGGTGTGAAGCTAGCAAAGAATCCCGCCAACAGTGCCATCTTTGTTGAGTGTGGTATACATGCGCGTGAATGGATCTCACCGGCCAGCTGTACGTTTGTGCTGAACGAACTGCTCACCTCTGACCGGGCGGATGTACGCCAGCTCGCGGACAACTTCAACTGGATCATCTTTCCGGTTGTAAATCCAGACGGTTACCGCTATACATTCGAGGGTGATCGATTGTGGCgcaaaaacaccaaaccgtACGGGCTGTGCCGTGGGGTAGATTTGAACCGTAACTTTGCGAGCGATTGGAACGGACCGGGAGCAAGTTCGGATCCATGCCGGTATGATTTTGCCGGTGGTAGTGAAGCGAGCGAACCGGAAACTCAAGCACTGGCCAGCTATCTAACGGAGAATGTATCGAAACTACGCATCAGGACGTACTTTTCAATTCATTCCTTTTCGCAGTTGGTTATGTTCCCGTACGGCTATAAGACGGATCGAGTATCCAATTACGACGATTTGGTCGCGATCGGTCGGAAGGGTTCAGAGGCGATTGAGCGCACCCACGGCATGAAGTACGTGTCCGGTGCGATGATTGAAACAATCTACCCATCATCCGGGGACAGTGTGGATTGGGTGTACAGTGCGCTCGGTGTTCCGGTAGCGTACACGTTCGAACTACGTGGACCACCGGACAGCACGAATATGTTTGTACTCCCGGCGGTGGAAATCATACCAACGGCTGAAGAACTGTTGGCGGCCTTTGTCGCGATGCTGGGCGAAGCCACACAACTAGGATATTACGAAAGCGATATGAATAGGCAGGAACTTTAA